A region of the Nocardia asteroides genome:
AGCGCGACTTCCACGTCGATGCTCAGGCCTGGCCGGATGCCGACGGCGAGCGCCTCGTCGATGGCCGGGATCGCGCTTTCCAAGCCGATCTGCGCGTCCGAAGTCGGAGCGAGCGCGACATTGGTGCCGGTGTCGGCCATCGCCTGCCAGGCCTGTGGGGTCAGGCCGGTGCAGTGGATGAGGGAGACGTCCGGGCCGAGCAGACCTTGCTCGGCCCAGCCGAGGATGGCCTCGGAGGAGGGCAGGCCGAAGACGGCGTCGATGCTGACTCCGATGCCGAGGTCGCGGGCGGTGCGCGCGAGGCGTTCGCCGTAGGCGAGGTCGGGGCCGGCGACCTCGTCGGTGGCCAGAGCGGCCAGGCGCAGAGTGAGCAGTCCGCCGGAGGCGAAGTAGGTGTCGTGTAGGCGGGTCAGGTCGGCCGGCCATTGGCCGTCCCAGGTTCCGAAGTGTGGGCGCATGGATGCGTGCACGCCCCGGATGCCGGTCTCGGCCAGTGCGCGGATTGCGGCGTCGGAGTGGGCGGCGGTCCGGGAGTTGTGGGAGAAGTCGAGCATGGTGGTGATGCCGCTGTCGATGGCGGTCAGCGCGGCCAGGCGGGTGCCGATGTACATGTCGTGTGGCTGGTAGGCGGGGGCTATACCGGCCAGGGTGGAGGTGACGTACTGGCCGAGGTCGTTGACATCCGGCAT
Encoded here:
- a CDS encoding amidohydrolase family protein, with protein sequence MNATPDDLRRHTSGRRILLTGAAAVVSMDPEAGVLPGADLLIEGDRIAAVGSDLAADDALVIDVTGAILAPGFVDTHRHAWEAQLRRIMPDVNDLGQYVTSTLAGIAPAYQPHDMYIGTRLAALTAIDSGITTMLDFSHNSRTAAHSDAAIRALAETGIRGVHASMRPHFGTWDGQWPADLTRLHDTYFASGGLLTLRLAALATDEVAGPDLAYGERLARTARDLGIGVSIDAVFGLPSSEAILGWAEQGLLGPDVSLIHCTGLTPQAWQAMADTGTNVALAPTSDAQIGLESAIPAIDEALAVGIRPGLSIDVEVALASDMFTQMRALHAIQRMRAVHAAYGTGDQPAARIGVHDVLDFATLQGAKSIGLGDVTGSLTPGKQADVLVVRAEDLNNMPLNDPIGTLVLGSDARNIEAVFIAGQVRKWAGTVLDLDLAALREDVHASRDRILAAVHTS